The proteins below are encoded in one region of Thioalkalivibrio sp. K90mix:
- the rfaP gene encoding lipopolysaccharide core heptose(I) kinase RfaP yields MSVLRRNELVMDDAFRAALTARCGPGDPFEQAMALDGEVVRNVDGRRTFRFELGGQHYFAKVHNGMPWRRILRKLSQFRIPVLGAEPEWRAIHRLQELGIPTTPPVAFGIRRGLNPARERSFVITRDLGRTRTLEQECLSWPEQPPAFAFRLQLIREVARIARTLHGSGMNHRDFYLCHFRLDLNTNEDATRSGRIPPRLHLMDLHRVQHHRRLPARARIKDLGGLYFSALDIGLGHRDLLRFIREYRHSSIRVTLNSDSTLWQRVTQRARWQYQREHGRVPEGLPR; encoded by the coding sequence ATGAGCGTGCTCCGGCGCAACGAACTGGTGATGGACGACGCCTTCCGCGCGGCGCTGACCGCACGCTGCGGCCCGGGAGACCCCTTCGAGCAGGCCATGGCGCTGGATGGCGAGGTCGTCCGCAACGTCGACGGGCGGCGCACATTCCGTTTCGAACTGGGCGGGCAGCACTACTTCGCCAAGGTGCACAACGGCATGCCCTGGCGGCGCATCCTGCGCAAACTGAGCCAGTTCCGTATCCCGGTGCTGGGCGCCGAGCCTGAATGGCGCGCGATCCACCGCCTGCAGGAACTCGGCATCCCGACCACGCCGCCCGTCGCATTCGGCATCCGGCGTGGACTGAACCCGGCACGGGAACGCTCGTTCGTGATCACCCGCGACCTGGGCCGCACCCGCACCCTGGAACAGGAATGCCTGAGCTGGCCCGAACAGCCACCGGCATTCGCCTTTCGCCTGCAGTTGATCCGAGAGGTCGCCCGCATTGCCCGCACCCTGCACGGGAGCGGCATGAACCACCGCGACTTCTACCTGTGCCACTTCCGACTCGACCTGAACACGAACGAGGACGCCACCCGGTCGGGCCGCATCCCGCCGCGCCTGCACTTGATGGATCTGCACCGCGTGCAACACCACCGCCGCCTTCCGGCCCGCGCGCGCATCAAGGACCTCGGGGGGCTTTACTTCTCTGCGCTGGACATTGGTCTTGGCCACCGCGACCTGCTGCGCTTCATCCGCGAGTACCGCCACAGCTCCATCCGTGTCACCCTCAACTCCGACTCCACCCTGTGGCAGCGCGTCACACAACGCGCCCGCTGGCAGTATCAACGCGAACACGGCCGCGTGCCCGAGGGGTTACCGCGATGA
- a CDS encoding lipopolysaccharide kinase InaA family protein produces MIKRNRKVVSGFLQTAQQNLPGLFFKHYLTRPSLFSRRAAKRIWRINWSLHNQGVPVPRPHALITGNSGVWFITEAIEDAAALTERLADNALTPGQMQTVTIEATRAIAHMHSLGVIHGDLKWGNILVTEELTPVLVDLDSARQRWRVSARAGAKDLARFIVGGLEQGLNTAWAARICSVYCETRVLSETTIYETMRPVVRRISLRHQRRYGRRPVSLDTDPEYPPNDNVPNSK; encoded by the coding sequence GTGATCAAGCGCAATCGAAAAGTGGTTAGCGGCTTCCTTCAAACCGCACAACAGAATCTGCCGGGTTTGTTTTTCAAGCACTACTTGACCCGCCCCAGTCTGTTCTCTCGCCGAGCCGCGAAACGCATCTGGAGAATCAACTGGTCCCTGCATAACCAGGGTGTGCCGGTTCCACGCCCCCACGCTCTCATTACCGGCAACTCGGGTGTATGGTTCATCACCGAGGCCATAGAAGACGCAGCGGCATTAACCGAGCGCCTGGCAGACAACGCCCTGACACCAGGCCAAATGCAAACTGTCACGATCGAGGCCACCCGAGCCATTGCACACATGCACTCTCTGGGCGTCATCCATGGCGACCTGAAGTGGGGGAATATACTGGTCACCGAGGAGCTGACGCCCGTACTGGTGGACTTGGACAGCGCCAGACAGCGCTGGCGCGTCAGTGCGCGCGCAGGGGCCAAAGATCTGGCGCGTTTCATAGTCGGTGGCCTGGAGCAGGGACTGAACACCGCCTGGGCGGCCCGAATCTGCAGCGTGTACTGCGAAACCCGTGTTCTCTCGGAGACCACCATCTACGAGACCATGCGCCCGGTCGTTCGACGCATCAGTCTCCGCCACCAGCGGCGCTACGGTCGGCGGCCCGTGTCCTTGGATACCGATCCGGAGTATCCGCCGAACGATAACGTACCGAACAGCAAATGA
- a CDS encoding lipopolysaccharide kinase InaA family protein translates to MIRHHIFKSLGFAPRYLAATNRCPELAAVANAIACSRQFDGWRVLSSSAQTRVAKGEWNERPVFLKLFIPRSRSEPVKALVRGSRGVRAVDQSIRMNESGFATPTSLCHGWIRGSIEYVATDALPHPTVNDLATHEGGAIALGTRERWQLLNLVGAEIARLHTAGWIHGDLRLGNILCEWHGPDGAPKFWYLDNEGNRRSRRTSDRMRNLVQLLMTPRNLLSRFDQYRLLQGYAKAQELSREQSRTLARAVEQARTRRWKRRLARGGPKARYSSQASD, encoded by the coding sequence ATGATCCGTCACCATATCTTCAAGTCGCTGGGATTCGCCCCACGCTACCTCGCCGCCACCAACCGCTGCCCGGAGCTCGCCGCCGTGGCGAACGCGATCGCGTGTAGTCGGCAATTCGACGGCTGGCGGGTACTGAGCAGCTCCGCTCAAACCAGAGTGGCCAAAGGCGAGTGGAACGAGCGACCGGTCTTCCTAAAGTTATTCATCCCCAGAAGCCGGTCAGAGCCTGTCAAGGCACTGGTGCGGGGGAGCCGTGGTGTACGAGCAGTGGATCAATCCATTCGGATGAACGAATCTGGCTTTGCCACACCCACTTCCCTGTGCCACGGCTGGATCCGAGGCTCAATCGAGTATGTTGCAACCGACGCCCTCCCGCATCCCACGGTGAATGACCTGGCAACCCATGAGGGCGGCGCCATCGCGCTGGGCACGAGGGAACGGTGGCAGCTCCTGAACCTGGTCGGCGCCGAGATCGCCCGCCTGCATACCGCTGGGTGGATACATGGCGATCTCCGCCTGGGCAACATCCTGTGCGAATGGCATGGCCCTGATGGCGCACCCAAGTTCTGGTACCTGGACAACGAGGGCAATCGGCGCTCGCGACGGACCAGCGACCGCATGCGAAACCTCGTCCAGCTTCTAATGACCCCTCGCAACCTACTCAGCCGTTTCGATCAGTACCGGCTGCTGCAAGGCTACGCCAAGGCCCAGGAATTGAGCCGCGAGCAATCCCGTACATTGGCTCGGGCCGTCGAGCAAGCGCGGACCCGCCGCTGGAAACGCCGGCTCGCACGAGGAGGCCCCAAGGCGCGTTACTCGTCCCAGGCCTCCGATTAG